From a region of the Oncorhynchus keta strain PuntledgeMale-10-30-2019 chromosome 13, Oket_V2, whole genome shotgun sequence genome:
- the LOC118392471 gene encoding WASH complex subunit 3: MDEDGLPIVGSGIDLTKVPAIQQRRVVAYLNQFIVHTVRFLNRFSTVCEEKLACISLRIQQIETTLSILEAKLSSIPGLEDVRVEGVGQRPATEVNSPVLVPSQPETPIAVAVPLQPPEASPNIPDPRAAEAAGDSRMTVAKDPRYARYLKMVQVGVPVMAIKNKMVQEGLDPNLLDTPDAPVPDAVKNTLDQDDDGDDGSESSFSD, from the exons ATGGACGAGGACGGTTTACCGATTGTGGGATCGGGAATAGATCTGACCAAG GTCCCAGCCATACAACAGAGGAGAGTCGTTGCCTATCTCAACCAGTTCATTGTGCACACTGTTCGGTTCCTCAATCGTTTTTCGACAGTTTGCGAAGAGAAACTTGCATGCATATCTCTTCGGATACAGCAGATTGAAACTACCCTCAGCATTTTGGAAGCAAAG CTATCCTCTATTCCTGGTTTGGAGGATGTCAGGGTGGAGGGTGTTGGTCAGCGGCCAGCTACGGAGGTCAACAGTCCAGTCCTAGTCCCAAGTCAACCAGAGACCCCTATAGCTGTGGCTGTGCCATTGCAACCTCCTGAg GCCTCTCCAAACATACCAGACCCAAGAGCAGCGGAGGCAGCAGGAGACAGTAGGATGACTGTGGCCAAGGACCCACGCTATGCCAGATATCTCAAGATGGTGCAAGTG GGTGTTCCAGTTATGGCGATAAAGAATAAAATGGTCCAGGAAGGTTTGGATCCCAACCTGCTTGA CACACCCGATGCACCTGTGCCTGATGCCGTCAAGAACACACTAGATCAAGATGATGACGGTGACGATGGCAGTGAGTCATCTTTCAGCGATTGA